In Malania oleifera isolate guangnan ecotype guangnan chromosome 8, ASM2987363v1, whole genome shotgun sequence, a single window of DNA contains:
- the LOC131161640 gene encoding ethylene-responsive transcription factor ERF014, with the protein MVKPDQPKIQSEPSKSMPSPPPASSSSSSSSCRKKKYKGVRMRSWGSWVSEIRAPNQKTRIWLGSYSTPEAAARAYDAALLCLKGTSANLNFPVSSSMHIPDTVMSPKSIQRVAAAAANSYNIGGGVDASTTPPSPLPPSSSPSSSSVSSPLLASSPPSDQPDDDVSLLPSFGTYTAACEANIEAKAAMINSPWFDLDGLQSPRYTDLLFNAALFNPPAVDDFYEEADIGLWSFC; encoded by the coding sequence ATGGTGAAGCCTGATCAGCCCAAGATCCAATCAGAGCCCTCCAAATCAATGCCATCCCCACCACCGGCATCgtcgtcgtcatcatcatcatcatgccGAAAGAAGAAGTACAAAGGAGTGAGGATGAGGAGCTGGGGCTCATGGGTGTCTGAGATAAGAGCTCCAAATCAAAAAACAAGAATTTGGTTAGGGTCTTATTCCACACCAGAAGCAGCTGCTAGAGCCTATGATGCTGCACTTCTCTGCCTTAAGGGCACTTCAGCGAACCTCAACTTCCCAGTCAGTTCTTCAATGCACATTCCTGATACTGTCATGTCCCCCAAGTCCATCCAAAGAGTGGCAGCAGCTGCTGCCAACAGCTATAACATTGGTGGTGGAGTTGATGCTTCCACCACCCCACCATCTCCTCTTCCTCCGTCGTCTTCGCCTTCATCATCATCAGTCTCATCCCCATTGCTGGCATCTTCACCGCCGTCAGATCAACCCGATGATGATGTCTCCTTATTGCCATCTTTTGGGACCTACACTGCTGCTTGTGAGGCTAATATTGAAGCCAAGGCAGCCATGATTAATTCGCCTTGGTTCGACCTCGATGGCTTGCAGTCGCCAAGGTACACCGATCTACTGTTCAATGCTGCCTTGTTCAATCCACCTGCAGTCGATGATTTCTATGAAGAAGCCGACATTGGTCTGTGGAGCTTCTGCTGA